From Triticum aestivum cultivar Chinese Spring chromosome 7B, IWGSC CS RefSeq v2.1, whole genome shotgun sequence:
GGCTCGTGCTGGACTAGAGTCCAGTTTACACACTGGTGGCAATGCCTTCCCTAACCGTTCATCTTCTATGCTATGCAACAACAGAATCTCGGCACCACACAGTCCCTTCATGTATGGCAAACAAAATGCCAAGCATGCTGCTTATAACCATGAATCTTCTTTGCACCCTCATATTAAGTCTGTGATCTTCAAAGCGCCGGATATCAAAGCGCAAGACTTGGAACCAAATGCTGATTTTATACCACTTGATCTAGATGATTATAAGTCTGACAGTGATGCAGTCCCTTCAGATCTACTGGGACCTGCAGGCTTATATTTAGCATTGCCAGGCAGCATCATCAATGAAGATCAAGATCCTGAACCTTTCAATGTCAAGCACAATGAGGATGACATGTATCCTGCACCTGTGCTGAGCCAAAGCTTCCATTCTCTATGCGAAACAAGTCAAAACAGTGCCATTGCTCATTTCATGAAAGAGAGGCAATCAAGCATGCAGGGCAGGGGGTGCAAACGCATGTCAACCCTCCAGTTTGATGGACACTCACATCTCCCATCCCCAAGGAGTTCCACTATAGCAAAGAAGGTGTCATTTAGCTTTGATGGTGATGAAATTTCGGTTACCTCTGATAAAGCATTGAACAGACCTGCACTTGCTGAACTCAAACAAAACAGAGAAGCAGTTACCAAAGAAAGAAAGCAACAGGTCAGTTACTCGGTTCAGGGCACACAAAGCAAGAGTGGAGATGATTCGAAAAAGAGGAGTAAGCTGATGAGCCTTTCCTTCGCAGAAAGAGTTGCTAGTCTACATGTCAAGAGCTGCTTCGGCAATAGCCAGTCACTGCTGATGCAGTCAAGCAAGCTGTCCTGCACACTTCTGCCCAATGAGGAATGAAGATAGCTTCACAGAATCAGTGTTTCTAACTCAGTGGTGGGCAGGTAGTAACTTCAGGTGATGATAATGCACAACACTTTCCCTTTAAGTGGGTGTTCTAGATGAGTTTTTTGAGCAGTAGCCCAGGATGACTTGACATTTACGATGATCAGGCAGATGTAAATATGTGTCATCTCTTGCCGCATTTTATTTTTTGTTCCAGCTCAACAAAATTCAGGGATGAGTGCTGGTTTGCACTATGTAGAGAGATCTGAGTACAAGTTTTTACTAATTCTGTTCTCTAGCATTTCGTGGGCGGTCTGCTGATTATACAATATCTCAGCTACATGACTGTTTGCTTGCAAGTTGTTTTTCCTGGGAAAAACTTGTATGGTCACCTTCATTGTCATTTGTTCTTGTGGTGTTTAGATATGAATCTCTTGTTCACTGTTGCCAAGCATAATGCACCAGTGTGCATTATCTCCACCTGTAGGTTGTAGCTGTACATGCTAACTATGCCTCCATTCCCTTGAAAAAAAAAACTACGGCTCCATTTGAGAATTGTGTCATCGTTGTGATTGAGGAAATCAGTGGAAATCATACTTGTGTTATTTTTGTAGCAAGTCATGCTTATGATAGATGGTGCTTAGAGGTTGTGTTGCATCATTACGGAGCCTCTAATCATTGCACAGTTCTCCAGACAAGAAACTGCCGTTTGGGCTGACACGCGACATTTCACGACCACATCAAACTCTGTGATTGTTATATATCACTCAATTGCTCATTGCGAGCGACATATAGAGCTCACCTACACGCTGCACTTCAGTGGGCTGGACCACCTATACCAGTATGTCTTGGTTTTGTGTGTAGGGACTCTGCTGCTCGCCACATGCACCGCCCTAAACCGTTCTTCTTTTTCGGCTCTGTCTATAGGGGCTCGGCTGCTTGCCCATGCACCGACAAAAGCTAATTTTTAAATCTTTTTTTGGTTATTTAATTCTTGTTCATTTTCCCCTTTTATAGTACCTTTTGCTTTTCTTTgccttctgtttgtttttttccctttttctttctcctttatatctatttttattttcctatttttaaTCTAAAATATCATTTTACTGAAAGTAGATTAACATTTTCCAAAATTACAAGAACAATGCATGAACACTTATAAATTTATGAACCATTTTTAAAATATGTGAACACTTTCTTAAGTACAGAGCTTTTTTTGAACAAAATATGTACCCTCctgatccatattacttgttgCTCAAACGGAATACATATATCTGTTTGAGCGAATCAGAGCGAGTAATTTTTTTATTCCATGAATGTTTTCTAAAATATGCCTCTATATTGTTTTCTGTACATGGACATTTTCTATCAGCGATAAAGACTTTTAAAATATACTCTGAATACCTTTTGAACACAAGATCAGTATTGTTTTGAACTACATGGTGACCATATTTTTTAAACACACTGTGAACATTTTTAACTTCAGATGCACATTTTTTTGGAACACAAAATGAAATTTTATTTAGCGtgttgaacatttttataatattagtaaattaaattgataaaaaaatttaaaaataaataaacaaaaccaAAAACCTAAAAAAAACAAAAAGATAGAAAAAATATAAAATAAGTCTGCATGTGGCTCGCGGCAAACACGTCCTCCCATCGTCTGGCGGCTTGGCCCATTTACGGGCCGCTCTAGGCGATGCCAACATCCAGAACCCTATGTGATATATAGATGCGCCCATTAAACTTGATTTTCCATTTGTTTTGGTTTTCCCATCAAGCGGCACTACCATCAAAGCTTGTTGGCCCGGTGAAGCCCATGCTAATAAGCAAGAAAAGTAATCCGCGTAGGTTTCAGGAGTGACACCAAATGCATCACGGGACATGGACAAGCTAGCTGAAATTTTCTTGCCTAGTGATGCCAAAGCAATCGCTACAATACCATTGTGCACTAGGCACAACTTTTTGTCCTGGATACATGAGAAGAACGGAATTTCCAGTGTCCGGTCGGCGTACAGAATGCTTGTTTTCACAAAGCCGAGGCATGAAGCATGGCTAGATGGACACGCCGATTCGTCAGATTCAGATGCAGAAAAAAAATGTCAACTATGTTAAACTGTTGAATCTATGGTTCACATGACTCTTAGCAACATTCCCTTCTCCACTGCCATATGGCAAGGTGTGTTTGGGCCCTCAAAGATCTGAACCTGGTCAAGGCTATGGAGAGCAGTAGAGAACCGGGCGCCAAAAAGGTGGCTATTTGCACTCATTGATTATCTTCCTCACGATGACTTTGTCAAGGTTGTGAACTTGTGATCACCCTTTGAGCTGTGTGGCATGCGCGCAGGAAAATATTTCACGAACGTATATTTCAGTCGTCCCATTCAACACATCACTTTGTGGATAGCCTTTTAAGGGAGTTGGGTGAGTGCATGGCAAAGAAACCATATGTAGCACCATCCACCAGAACAGCACGCGCGCGCGGTGCCACTGGTCGCGGGACATGCAAAAATCAAAGTTGATGGTGCTACATTGCGTAGCTTGGATGGGGGCTCGTACAACGCCacatataatgtgctgcctagtctctttcatcagattggtcttttggttgcattggctagagcatgcacttctacatggtatcagagccaagaggtcttgagttcaagacccggcagACGCAATTatattgcagcccactttcggtccacgtttaggtcTGAGGAAGcgacacgtgagggggagtgttgacgtataatgtgctgcatAGTCTCTTCCATCAGACCGGTCTTTTgtttgcattggctagagcatgcacttatacatggtatcagagccaaaaGGTCTTGAGTTAAAGACTCGACTGACGCAAATAAATTGCAGCCCACTTGCGGTCCATGCTTAGGCCCGAGTAAGCCACACGTGAGGGAGAGTGTTGacatataatgtgctgcctagtctcttccattagatcggtcttttggttgcattggctagagcatgcacttctacatggttgaaaggatcgagatggacctagagggggggggggtgaataggtacaattacaaattttaattattacttagcaattttaggcaataatgcggaatatgaaggtgagcctaacaattgcaagtgagtactaagtactaagcaagtaacacaagaacataagtaagcaagcacaatatgatgtaaGTAAGTGCAAAGAGACACGTAACaccaagtagagagttagggttagtaataaccgcaactccgggagacgaggaagTATGCAGATGTTCACTttcttggagggaagctagtcaccgttagagaggtggatgttaccacgaaggcacaccaacgccacgaaggctcaccctattctccctttgagacaacaccacgaaggcgtttctcaaccactagtggtagaccttggggtagtctccaaaccctcacaaacttttccgggggtaatcacaaaagttgattcctctccgaaagactcctaccgcctaggagtctccaacctccaagagtaataagaacgttggggaaaagctcaagacttgctcaaatcacaaattcctttgaTGCAAAGAAGGGGAatgagtggatctatcacttgattggagaacttctctcaaacgTTCCTAAATCCCTtagggatctaggatttggtgtagaggattgagagagagagtgaagagtgttcttggcaagctcaaagtgattggtcaaccttatcccgtggaAGGGAGATGTATATATATAGTAGGTATGGAAAAGTGACCATTTGGGACACTTAAGTGCACAGGATAGGTCGGACGTCCGGAcaacaccggacgtccggtggcacaaataagtccggacgtccgacaaacatcggtcgtccggccgctgggAATATATGAGCCACGAATAAGTACACAGGGTACGGACGTCCGAGACGCGCCGGTCATCCGGAGCCCGGACAACCGGAGAAGCCGGAAATCCGTAAATTATGTTCTGTGGTGAAAGTACCGGACGTCCGAGACCTGCCGGACGTCCgacggtcggacgtccggagagttCCGTAAATCCGTAAATACCATCCTATAAAGGAAACACCGGACGACCGGAGGGAGACGGACGTCCGGACAGCTGAGAGGTACCGGACGTCCGTAGAGTACCGGACGACCGGAGAGAAAAACAGGAGTTATGGGTTTTGAGCAagtctttcactagatccaacaatcccctcttaatagtgcgggatccctatactcaagaacaaaccgcaAACACAGCCAatgtcttgtatctccattcttgagttatatgcatttttgtccctagtcatgatccacacacacggtctttgagacataatcctgagatattcttgataaacatgattagtcccaagcatacatgttgtcatcaacatcaaaatatgattaagggcatgattgcactttcaatctccccctttttggtagttgatgacaacatatatgcaCACACATAAAAAATAGTAATCGAAAggatttgttgtggagctcaataaTCAAGAATAAGTAAGAAGTGAGCTCCCCCTCAATATGATACCATAGAGACTAAACATGAAGAGGGCTCCCCCTCAATATGATACCAATACAACCAAATCTCATACACTTATCTCATAACATAAGTTCGACACAAGCTAATCCACAATCATAGCAATGAGTTTGATTTGATTACAAGTTAAACAAGCTAATATCATAATGAGCTATGCATAGTgcctactcccccttggcatcaaATATCCAAAAAAGGAAAGCATAACAACATCagagatcatcctcatcatcatcatcatgagcaccactgccaccagcctcatcgaagaaatcagcccactcaggacccGCGGGGAAACCAAAATCAGAAGGAGGCTCGTCAGGAAGACGTTCATCATCACTCACATCATAAACTCCagagtctctcagacgagcctcCAGAGCATTCTTGGAAGTGACCATGCAAGTGACAACATTGTGTTGTTGGGAGCAATGAAAGGTGAACATCTTCATCATTGCAGAGTGAGCCTACCCAAGAAAGCGAGCAATGCGCCCAAAGGGTGCAGAACTGGAAGGAGAACAGGCAGCATGAGAAGGAACACTAGCTGCGGTGCGACGAGCAGGGGCATTAGGAGGAGGAACATAATCATTCGCCGTGTGAGCTGGAATGACCCATTGTTCATGCACGTGAGTGCGGGCAATGAGAAAAGAAGCAACACTCTCGACAAAAGCCTGAAGGAAGGGGGCATGAGGAAAGGCCCGCTTGTGCTGAAGGCTAGCGAGGCGGATCTCATGCCATAGAAAGTGTGGAACATTTATCTTCCCTTTGGGGGATGCaaagaggcgatgcatgagatcaatgcaatAGCTACTGCAAGAGCCTTTGTCACCCATCTTAGGATAGATGGTGCGGATGACACACTGATAGAGGATGTAATAAGGGGagcgccaaatggagacttggttcAGACCCTTTTGTTTCTCTATGTTATTCAAAGTGGGTATCGGTTTGAGAAGATCCGCACAGACCTCAATGCCCTTGGGCCTATGGTTGGGGTCATCCTTGTGGATTTTGAACCCGGTGTCAGGAAACCCAAGGGCATTAACAAATTGAGCATAAGATGCTGTGAGCACAGTGTCGGAGGTCATCCAAGTGACGGTGTTATTAGGACGAAAGTAgcatgtggcatagaattgatgatTGTCAGCTTGGTTAAAGTCATGTTAAAATGCAAATGGAGCAGCAAGATTGgatgactcaatgagctcaatagccCCCAGATATTTATCCGGATGAGTGCGAATATGCTCTAGGTCGATGCAAACATGGAGAGACAAGCCTTTAGGAATGACAATAGTGGTAAAGATGTCGTCTTGGACATTAGTGCGAAAACGACTGTCCTGAGAATCACTAACAACAGTAAACTGATCAACATCGCGACACAACTTAAGATAAGATGCGACGGGAACCTCGTTGAACCGCTTAACATGGCGGCTGAGTGGTAAAGGAGGCTCAAGGGAGATGTGACGAGCATCACCGTGGGGTTgcactggaggaggaggaggctggaagGTGGGTCGACGAGTCCCTGGCTTGGGTGCGGTCGTGCGAACAGCAACAAACGGGGCCGGTTCCACATCCTCCAGTTCATCCTCGTAGTCGGATCCTTCCGAGGAGGAGTTGCTAGACGAGCTGTGAGGACAGGCGGTACGCTTCCGAGGATGAGCCCGCTCCTATGAGTCATCGGAGCCACCACGACGATACGTGCGAGACGGCCCACCGGTGACTTGCTTGCGTGCAGAGTGCTTGGTCTTGGGCATCACGACCAAGGGGATGAAGGAAGACCCAAATCAACACCCCACCATAGATCGAGGAATCGATGCATGAGGGAGAAAAGATAGGGGCTACCTTGGAGTGAGGAACACAGAGGAGAACAGCGACCGGAGCGAATCAGGCCACGGGCCGAGTATGGGACGACGACCACTGGAGCTTGAGCGAAGACAGAGGCAGCCCGAGCGACTGCGGCGAGGGGCATGGCCACGTCGAGGACCCCGAGCTATGAGCGGCCCCGGCGAGGGGCACGGGCGGTGTGTGGCCGCGGCGAGGGGCCACGGAACAGGGGCAGCGGCGGTGGAGAACAGGGGAGAGGGAGCAAGTGGATAAGGATAACTGACGAAAACCTAACCCGTGCTATATATAGGAGCCTGAGAATTGACCGGACGACCGAAGATCAACGGACGTCCGGTGTCGAAGCAACGTCAGGACGGCCGGGCATCCACGGACGTCCAGGGCCTGGGCCAGGAAAAAAATATATACCAGAGAGGTTTTTACGGACGACCATGTATCCTTGGACGTCCGGCGCCTGAGCCAGGAAGGGCTACCAGAGAtgattttacggacgtccggatagGCCGGACAACCGGGCTGAGTTCAACAGAGAAGATTTTACGGATGACCGGAGGTCTACGGACGTCCGGTGTCGGAAAAACGTTCGGACGTCCCGAGATCCACGGACGTCCGGTGCCAGAATTTTTGAGAGGAGTAGGTGCAATGGTTTGTGCTACTGATCATGATGAGGAGATGATGATGACCGTACATAGTAAGAAATTCTTATTAAGCAACTAGTATCCTATGCCAACAATAATAAACATATACCACTCAAATATTGTTCAAATGACACGAGTGGTGGCTACTGCCACCATGTATGAGTATACGTGACATGGCACATAGAGATTCAAACTTTGAGTGCataatcactactccatcatgGAAAGCACCATAGTTCGAGAACCAtgataactttgagagtgtttgttctttttatgcattgTGTAGGGTGAGcatattcatgaattgaatgtctcctcctaaatatatgcctacatcaagacaagacattatgAAAATGCATGAAtgagtactagatttcacataatgttgtcaagctccaagataccaagttcacgcctaagttgacaaaaccttgcttcgtccaatggcttggtgaaaatatctgcaagttgtatatctgtgccaacatgagcaatgtcaatatcacccttctccacatgatctctcaagaagtggtaCCTAATGTCAATGTGCTTAGTGCGGGTGTGATCTTTGGGATTCttagcaatattgatggcacttccattatcacatagaagaggcacatgtctataggtgataccgtaatccttcaaagtttgcctcatccatagtaattgagtttcacaactggcggttgcaatatattcagcttcggcggtggagagggcaacacaattttgtttcttcgaggaccaacttaccaaggagcgtccaagaaattgacatgcaccggaggtggacttacgatccactttgtctctaGCCCAAtctgcatccgtgtacccaatgagatcaaacttagcatccttggggtaccatagacccaactttggggtgtgaacaaggtatctaagaatatgcttaaccgccttatgatgactttccctaggggaagcttgaaatctagcacacatgcatacactaaacatgatgtctggtctagatgcacaaagataaagcaatgaaccaatcatagaacggtatttagatgggtcgaagGGGATACCGTtggtgtcttcagtgagtacaattttggttggcatgggtgtcttacatgggctagcatcagacatgccaaattttgctaggatatccttgaggtatttttcttgagacacgaatattccttcttgaaattgttgaatttgaaacccggggaagaacttcaaatccgcattgagtgacatttcaaaattcttgttcattgaagccgcaaacttcttacacaaatgaatgttaggagaaccaaaaatgatatcatctacatagatttggcataagataaaatcacctttgtccctcttagtaaaaagagtgggatcgatcacccctctcacaaaaccatcatcgagtaaaaacttcttaagatgatcataccaagcatgaggtgcttgtttgaggccatacaaagccttatgaagtttatacacatagtctttgtgatcgggatcaacgaacccaggtggttgtgatacatatacttcttcttgtagaggaccattaaggaaagcactcttcacatccatttgatgtaatgtaaaaccattgaacgcggcataagcaagtaagatgtgaatggattcaagacgggcaacgggggcaaaggtctcaccaaagtccaaaccttcaacttgtgagtacccttgtgccactaaccttgccttgtttcggatgattacaccattctcatcttgcttgttcttgaaaatccacttggttccaatgacgttgtgttcagtagttggcctcttgactaatgaccatacttgattgcgctcaaaactgttcaactcttcttgcataacAATGAGCCAATCGTTGCCCATCAATgcttcttgtaccttgagaggctcaacactagacacaaacgagaagtgagcacaaaagtttgtcaattgtttacgagtgactctaccttccgatatgccggtgaggattttatcaacatcaacacgaccggccactcgaggcatgatggaggttaaggtttcatgaggttcaacttcatgtccatcatccacgtcctcaacatacggatcattaatgtgtggtggaagatctttttgtacatattgcatttgttgagatTCATCAGCAAagattggactttcttgttcttgcccttgatgatgatcttgttcttgaagattctcataaggaggaacttgatcatcttcttgtacttggactaaaggcatcggttgaacaataggagtttgtggtggtatgggtgttgaagttgtttgatgatgtgtgagactttcctcttcttcatcatcatgaggttcttgttccattggaagaagtacaccaacacccatggtcaaaatatcttcagaggaatcttcttcacctacatcacttagatcaacttgctccccatgggagccattaaattcatcaaacaccatgtcacaagtttctacaacacatccattggatttgttgtagactctataggcgtgagagtttgatccatagccaacaaatatgccctcaattgaTTTGGATTGAAactttcctaaccgttctcttttgttgaggatgaaacatttgcacccaaatacacgaaagtacttgacatttggcttattcccagttaggagctcatatggagtcttttccaatatagtgtggaggaagagccggtttggtgcatggcatgcagtgttgacagcttcggcccaaaaactatgtggtgacttgtattcatccagcatggaccttgccatctccacaagggtACGGTTCTtactttcggctacaccattttgctgaggagtgtatggagctgaatattgatgctcaatcccttcatcactaaggaattcttccaaggtatagtttTTGAACTCAgatccattgtcacttcttattgccaagatttctttttcaaacttgcgttgtgctttcttggcaaaatcaatgaaggtgatcttcgtctcttCCTTTGGACtggaggaaaaacacccatgtatatcttgagtaatcatcaacaatgacaagtccatactttttcccaccaagactatcgcatgaaggaggcccaaagagatccacatgaaggagctccaaaggccttgaggtagacacaatattcttgggtgggtgctttgattgatgttgctttccggctatgcatgcactacacacacgatctttctcaaaagaggcatttgttagtccaaggatgtgattaccctttaagagatcttgaagattcctcatgccgacatgggctagccggcgatgccatagccaccccttgtcggccttggccattagacaagttgcatggaatgtgctctctttcaagaaatcaaccgtgtaaaggttgccatccaactctccaacaaaggccacttcgagagtatctctcttaaagactttcacatccgttagtccaaatagtgtatcataaccaacataAGCCAATTGACGAATagaaagcaaatgatatttaagggattggacaagcatgacatttgcaagagacatgtcatttgtgatagccaccttcccCAACccaagtacctgtc
This genomic window contains:
- the LOC123159319 gene encoding uncharacterized protein, which codes for MEAEAAERGRKERVPAVGHAGVEMEVGAGAEVEEATEDGEIGGEGSEAEEEGEGDGTGWEDDGAFEGKGSRPLVSAGSRGSWRGRGGRGRGGFHHRAWYGDRNLPHHKLDIFSIPGVYGGAIILCNHVTKLESFKQKLFALPDYATSFIRKIRAGMLLFVFEREEKKLSGVFEATSDGALNILPNAFRSSRKPRPAQVRFRRVWFCKPMTEAEFSDEIKGLQPQMSFFGISYQQVLNLVHLFSSKRISLEPYKKPKSRVISDYNVSLARAGLESSLHTGGNAFPNRSSSMLCNNRISAPHSPFMYGKQNAKHAAYNHESSLHPHIKSVIFKAPDIKAQDLEPNADFIPLDLDDYKSDSDAVPSDLLGPAGLYLALPGSIINEDQDPEPFNVKHNEDDMYPAPVLSQSFHSLCETSQNSAIAHFMKERQSSMQGRGCKRMSTLQFDGHSHLPSPRSSTIAKKVSFSFDGDEISVTSDKALNRPALAELKQNREAVTKERKQQVSYSVQGTQSKSGDDSKKRSKLMSLSFAERVASLHVKSCFGNSQSLLMQSSKLSCTLLPNEE